One part of the Flavobacterium johnsoniae UW101 genome encodes these proteins:
- a CDS encoding endo-1,4-beta-xylanase has translation MKSKFLLMLISVVFFLNACSKDDNDAAEILETPVANAPKDVNDNGFKAKWNYVSHSKSYLLDVSTSEDFTTILPNYNSKEVTDLNEVVTGLTGGTQYYYRVRAKTEAQISDYSNVISVVTTGSNGIPEDPTFLKVKVNKLANPFFVGMAIKASQLTNGTPYDVILRNEFSSISAEYEMKMDQISTASGVYNWTVADKIVAYGNANNINVHGHALVWHNAVPQWLKDFSGTDAEFAAEVKKYITDVVTHYAGKVKSWDVVNEAVDDNGGAMRNTIFLQRMGPNYVKDCFQWARNAAIAAGDTSLLLFYNDYATSTNIAKQDKVFAILEDLKTAKVIDGVGFQMHNTYLSPTKAQIETDLNRAVAKGLKIHVSELDIQVNQFNDISSFTNERRLAQKAKYKEIVKIYNALPAANKYALTIWGMKDNESWILYSTELNHPGNDWPLLYDSNFAVKSSHTGFLEGLD, from the coding sequence ATGAAAAGTAAATTTTTATTAATGCTGATAAGCGTCGTCTTTTTTCTAAATGCGTGTTCAAAAGACGATAACGACGCTGCTGAAATTCTGGAAACACCAGTTGCCAACGCTCCAAAAGATGTAAATGATAACGGTTTTAAAGCAAAATGGAATTATGTTTCCCATTCAAAAAGTTATCTTTTGGATGTTTCAACCAGCGAAGATTTTACCACTATTCTTCCTAATTACAATTCAAAAGAAGTTACTGATTTAAATGAAGTTGTAACAGGTTTAACCGGCGGAACACAATATTATTACCGAGTGAGAGCTAAAACAGAAGCCCAAATTTCGGATTATTCAAATGTGATTAGTGTTGTTACTACAGGTTCTAATGGCATTCCCGAAGATCCTACTTTTTTAAAGGTTAAAGTAAATAAATTAGCGAACCCGTTTTTTGTAGGTATGGCAATAAAAGCTTCACAGCTTACAAACGGAACACCTTATGATGTTATCCTGAGAAATGAATTCAGCAGTATTTCTGCAGAATACGAAATGAAAATGGATCAAATTTCGACTGCAAGCGGTGTTTACAACTGGACTGTAGCTGATAAAATTGTGGCGTACGGAAATGCCAATAACATCAATGTGCACGGTCATGCTTTAGTATGGCATAATGCAGTGCCGCAGTGGCTGAAAGATTTCTCTGGAACTGATGCTGAGTTTGCTGCAGAAGTAAAAAAATACATTACAGATGTGGTTACACATTATGCAGGAAAAGTAAAATCATGGGATGTGGTTAACGAAGCTGTTGATGATAACGGCGGTGCTATGAGAAATACAATTTTCTTGCAGCGAATGGGACCAAACTATGTAAAAGACTGTTTTCAATGGGCCAGAAATGCTGCAATTGCTGCAGGTGACACTTCATTATTGTTGTTCTATAATGATTATGCTACGTCAACTAATATTGCAAAACAAGATAAAGTGTTTGCTATTCTAGAGGATTTAAAAACTGCAAAAGTTATTGACGGTGTTGGTTTTCAAATGCACAACACTTATTTGAGCCCAACCAAAGCACAGATAGAAACAGATCTAAACAGAGCGGTGGCAAAAGGTTTAAAAATTCATGTTTCAGAATTGGATATACAAGTAAACCAATTTAATGATATTTCTAGTTTTACAAACGAAAGAAGACTGGCTCAAAAAGCAAAATACAAAGAAATAGTAAAAATTTATAATGCGCTTCCGGCAGCAAATAAATATGCCTTAACCATTTGGGGAATGAAAGATAATGAATCATGGATTCTGTACAGCACTGAACTGAACCATCCAGGAAATGACTGGCCTTTATTGTATGATTCTAATTTTGCAGTCAAAAGTTCACATACCGGATTTTTAGAAGGTTTAGATTAA
- a CDS encoding RagB/SusD family nutrient uptake outer membrane protein produces the protein MKKLFKLFMMGMLIPLLSLFSCSDDFLDAPSENQLTPGDLPEGVTAFDGIAESLYFKPWFTFNDKFLIAVGDMYAGNAFTFDGAYAQFKDAQVTSQNPILTEGYVSLFSVIDQSNNLMSLVEDRKSELPEASYKNAIAISRFMRANAYFYLVRTFGAVPIINKAGSAAQPKRNLVSDVYKFIKQDLEYAVENLPERAAKKGYVTKYAAMGILAKVHLTLNEYGECAALTQKIIGNQYILIQDYGNLFSSPENNNSAESMFALQWKAIATEWGTQNTNQAYIVPGGTGITGGGDGWGVYLPSISLQNGFEPKDTRKKSTIMTDGDFYPELLKNQGGFTYKKIYSSTAANFRKYIVGSAAERNDVFFMRTSQNTIILRYSDILLMNSEAILAGAGSTTSASALSSFNEVRARAGLPAKTVLTRDELFNERRVEFALEGQYFFDLKRRGLAEATAIISQQEVGFYSDDARTELISRKITPGSNYFELPLPQSAIDTNPSLLEPPVPFNFN, from the coding sequence ATGAAAAAACTTTTTAAACTTTTTATGATGGGAATGCTGATACCATTGCTGTCTTTATTTTCTTGTTCAGATGATTTTTTGGATGCACCATCTGAAAATCAATTAACACCAGGCGATTTACCTGAAGGCGTTACGGCTTTTGACGGAATTGCCGAGAGTTTGTATTTTAAACCGTGGTTCACCTTTAATGATAAATTCCTGATTGCTGTTGGAGATATGTACGCCGGTAATGCTTTTACTTTTGATGGTGCTTATGCTCAGTTTAAAGATGCTCAGGTAACGTCACAAAACCCAATTCTAACAGAAGGATATGTTTCGTTGTTTTCGGTTATCGATCAATCTAATAATTTAATGAGTTTAGTTGAGGACAGAAAAAGCGAACTGCCGGAAGCATCCTATAAAAATGCTATCGCCATATCAAGATTCATGAGAGCAAATGCTTATTTCTACCTGGTAAGAACTTTTGGAGCTGTGCCAATCATAAATAAAGCAGGTTCTGCAGCACAGCCAAAAAGAAATCTTGTTTCTGATGTTTATAAATTCATCAAACAAGACTTAGAATATGCCGTTGAAAATTTACCAGAAAGAGCTGCAAAAAAAGGATATGTGACCAAATATGCAGCAATGGGAATTTTGGCAAAAGTACACTTGACATTAAATGAATATGGAGAATGTGCCGCTTTAACTCAAAAAATTATTGGTAACCAATATATTTTAATTCAGGATTACGGAAACTTATTCAGCAGTCCGGAAAATAATAACAGTGCCGAAAGTATGTTTGCTTTGCAATGGAAAGCTATTGCAACAGAATGGGGAACACAAAATACCAATCAGGCTTATATCGTTCCGGGAGGTACAGGAATTACAGGCGGTGGTGACGGATGGGGCGTTTATCTTCCTTCTATCTCATTACAAAATGGATTCGAACCCAAAGATACCAGAAAGAAAAGCACAATCATGACAGATGGTGACTTCTACCCTGAATTATTAAAAAACCAAGGCGGATTTACGTATAAAAAAATATACTCTTCTACAGCGGCTAATTTCAGAAAATACATTGTAGGTTCTGCCGCAGAAAGAAACGATGTATTCTTTATGAGAACTTCACAAAACACCATCATTTTAAGATATTCTGATATTTTATTAATGAATTCTGAGGCGATTTTGGCCGGAGCTGGTTCTACAACTTCTGCATCTGCTTTAAGTTCTTTTAATGAAGTAAGAGCAAGAGCAGGACTGCCGGCTAAAACAGTATTGACAAGAGATGAATTGTTTAACGAAAGAAGAGTTGAATTTGCACTGGAAGGACAATATTTCTTTGACCTTAAACGCCGTGGATTAGCAGAAGCAACAGCTATTATTTCACAGCAGGAAGTTGGTTTTTATTCTGATGATGCCAGAACAGAATTGATTTCAAGAAAGATAACTCCGGGAAGCAATTATTTTGAACTGCCATTACCACAGTCTGCTATTGATACTAATCCATCATTATTAGAACCTCCGGTTCCATTTAACTTTAACTAA
- a CDS encoding RagB/SusD family nutrient uptake outer membrane protein, whose amino-acid sequence MMKKIKYIVAALLGVFAMQSCDTAELELKNPNTLSPDTFFKTAAQVESSVNAAYANLQTRGLYARNLAFAMDLMGQDAAGNPQLEGNKKPFQDFSFNAGNDIIQYYWESCFLGISRANFVLDNADKINALPDVVLSQERKNKFLGEAHFLRAYYYFLLVNRFGDLPIYKTGTIVGAARSPKAEVYNLIRDDFEFASQNLLSKNGEQAGRATKEAAYAYLGKVLLYEKKYDLALAALNNVTGFSLEDKGSFYNNFMEETEHGKESVFEIEFNENNGTGNKWDDAGNSGGTGFAESTLRGQEYGNLSWFNVYPPDALLDSYEAGDLRFDDTFYVPGSKYLKGTLTMTAQNFNTSAGLRRAGWKKYQNYYKKEDEATQSSINFKVMRYSDVLLMKAECENQRDGGSQTAAIAYITQVRDRAGLTTAIAPTKEAVFAAIVHERKVEFAGEQSRFDDIIRWGIASTELAGTGFQAGKNELWPIPNRETSSNPNIKPSDNNPGY is encoded by the coding sequence ATGATGAAAAAAATAAAATATATAGTTGCAGCATTGTTGGGAGTTTTTGCAATGCAGTCATGCGACACTGCGGAATTAGAATTAAAAAATCCAAATACGCTTTCGCCCGATACTTTCTTTAAAACTGCAGCACAGGTAGAATCTTCTGTAAATGCAGCGTATGCAAATTTACAGACAAGAGGACTTTATGCCCGAAACCTAGCTTTTGCAATGGATCTTATGGGGCAGGATGCAGCAGGAAATCCCCAGTTAGAAGGGAATAAAAAGCCTTTTCAGGATTTTTCTTTTAATGCCGGAAATGATATTATTCAGTATTATTGGGAATCTTGCTTTTTAGGAATATCCAGAGCTAATTTTGTACTGGATAATGCAGATAAGATTAATGCTCTGCCAGATGTAGTTTTATCACAAGAGAGAAAAAATAAATTTTTGGGAGAAGCACATTTTTTAAGAGCTTATTATTATTTCCTTTTAGTAAATCGTTTTGGTGATTTACCAATTTATAAAACCGGAACTATTGTAGGCGCGGCAAGAAGCCCTAAAGCAGAAGTTTATAATTTGATTAGAGATGATTTTGAATTTGCTTCTCAAAACCTTCTTTCTAAGAATGGTGAACAAGCAGGAAGAGCCACAAAAGAAGCTGCTTATGCTTATCTGGGTAAAGTATTACTTTATGAAAAGAAATACGATCTGGCTTTAGCCGCTTTAAACAATGTTACAGGATTCAGCCTTGAAGATAAAGGCAGTTTTTACAACAACTTCATGGAAGAAACAGAACATGGAAAAGAATCTGTTTTTGAAATTGAATTTAATGAAAACAACGGAACTGGTAACAAATGGGATGATGCAGGAAATAGCGGCGGAACTGGTTTTGCTGAGTCAACTCTGAGAGGACAGGAATACGGTAATTTGAGCTGGTTTAATGTGTATCCGCCAGATGCGCTGCTGGATTCTTATGAGGCTGGAGATTTACGTTTTGACGATACTTTTTATGTTCCGGGTTCAAAATATTTAAAAGGAACCCTAACTATGACAGCGCAAAATTTTAATACATCTGCAGGACTTAGAAGAGCAGGCTGGAAAAAATACCAGAATTATTATAAAAAAGAGGATGAAGCAACACAATCGAGTATCAACTTCAAAGTTATGCGTTATTCAGATGTACTGCTTATGAAAGCAGAATGCGAAAACCAAAGAGATGGAGGTTCACAGACTGCCGCCATTGCCTATATCACACAAGTAAGAGATCGTGCAGGTTTAACAACTGCCATTGCTCCAACAAAAGAAGCTGTTTTTGCTGCAATTGTGCACGAACGTAAAGTTGAATTTGCAGGAGAGCAAAGCCGTTTTGATGATATTATCAGATGGGGCATTGCGAGCACAGAGTTAGCAGGAACAGGTTTTCAGGCTGGTAAAAATGAATTATGGCCAATTCCAAACAGAGAAACATCTTCTAATCCAAATATAAAACCAAGCGATAACAATCCTGGTTATTAA
- a CDS encoding IPT/TIG domain-containing protein: MINKIKYRILILLALASFTACQNDDAVTANVEAMVAEPGDLLNQAFPQNKVRVEGNGLQGLKKITLDNTINITFNPNYNSDKSFIFTIPFDEKLGSRFGVQPITFTTASGSVTKNIEILQPDPTITKIIPAVATPGFPLEIEGTWFYNISSVTLGGKAVSYTVKSSSSIVIGLPANAVSGSELAITTPGGTAKKTIDFATIVLVSDFDGNGARTEWTSYGDIESFNTASTGGPTGNYTTLAWGGSNANGYNGSSGGGGASFLSASNTDATKAFIDIDVSANVVGANFAIQLNTIDGVNYGYNFKITDVNWSTKTISIADFKDNYGFGSNTAATLNPSKINEIKVGVAQGDSPNPSAIKFDNIKIRYQ, from the coding sequence ATGATCAATAAAATAAAATATAGAATTCTGATTCTTTTGGCTCTGGCTTCTTTTACAGCCTGCCAGAATGACGATGCGGTTACTGCAAACGTAGAAGCTATGGTTGCTGAACCCGGAGATTTACTTAATCAGGCGTTCCCTCAAAACAAAGTCAGAGTTGAAGGCAATGGTTTGCAGGGATTAAAAAAAATTACGCTGGATAATACTATTAACATCACTTTCAATCCCAACTATAATTCAGATAAATCGTTTATTTTCACTATTCCTTTTGATGAAAAATTAGGAAGCAGATTTGGTGTTCAGCCCATTACATTTACAACCGCATCTGGTTCGGTAACTAAGAATATTGAAATTTTACAGCCTGATCCAACAATTACAAAAATAATTCCGGCAGTAGCAACTCCGGGATTTCCATTGGAAATTGAAGGAACATGGTTTTATAATATTTCATCAGTAACCTTAGGCGGAAAAGCGGTAAGTTATACTGTAAAATCATCTTCTTCTATTGTTATTGGTTTGCCTGCAAATGCCGTTTCAGGATCAGAACTTGCTATTACTACACCGGGTGGTACTGCAAAGAAAACAATCGACTTTGCAACGATCGTGTTGGTATCTGATTTTGACGGAAATGGAGCCAGAACAGAATGGACTTCTTACGGCGATATAGAAAGTTTTAATACCGCTTCAACAGGCGGTCCAACAGGAAATTACACTACGTTAGCCTGGGGCGGTTCAAATGCAAATGGTTATAACGGAAGCAGTGGCGGCGGCGGAGCCAGTTTCTTAAGTGCTTCTAATACAGATGCTACAAAAGCTTTTATCGATATTGATGTAAGTGCAAATGTTGTTGGGGCTAATTTTGCAATCCAGTTAAATACTATCGACGGCGTAAATTATGGATATAATTTTAAAATAACCGATGTAAACTGGTCTACAAAAACCATTTCAATTGCTGATTTTAAAGATAATTACGGATTTGGATCTAATACAGCTGCAACTTTAAACCCTTCTAAAATTAACGAAATTAAAGTTGGAGTGGCTCAGGGAGATTCACCTAATCCAAGTGCCATTAAATTTGATAATATTAAAATTCGTTATCAATAA
- a CDS encoding MFS transporter, whose amino-acid sequence MNTTLKKLSVLEKIGYGLGDFAANLIFQTLLTFLAFFYTDVYKIPAGTASVIIFTGGFIGAFFNIIMGVIADRTQTRWGKFRPWILWTSLPFGIAAVLSFLSPDFGISGKIAYALLTYFFLVLIYSANNLPYVALSGVLTGDMKERNSLSSYRFVAVMIAQFIVQSLLLPFVLILGNGDKAVGFKNTMILFAVIGVICFVVTFFTTRERIIPAKNQESTVKQDFMDLSKNGPWLVMLLVTILVFITLSLKGGMYVFYFKYYLDPDAQIIFLHDIGFTAFIEHLNHSLTAMGFIDFHWPKDAPTSAFSLFNAGGIIFMIFGIMFSKPLADAFGKRNVYITFIFLSALSLLAFNFYSRSAVAMVFLTQLLHGFIYGVTIPLLWAMIADVADYSEWKNNRRATAVIFSAMIFGLKIGISIGSALGAAFLSKYGYVAEEVNQVPAAVEGIKLSISIYPGFIFIISAVLLCFYVIDKKMEIQIETDLKERR is encoded by the coding sequence ATGAATACTACATTGAAGAAACTTTCTGTACTGGAGAAAATAGGTTACGGTTTAGGTGATTTTGCAGCGAATTTGATCTTTCAGACTCTGCTTACATTTTTGGCTTTCTTTTACACAGATGTATATAAAATTCCAGCCGGCACAGCAAGTGTAATTATTTTTACGGGCGGTTTTATTGGTGCTTTTTTTAATATCATTATGGGAGTTATTGCAGATCGTACTCAAACGCGCTGGGGGAAATTCAGGCCCTGGATTTTATGGACTTCTTTACCTTTTGGAATTGCTGCTGTTCTTTCTTTTTTAAGTCCGGATTTTGGAATATCAGGAAAGATAGCCTATGCCCTGCTGACTTATTTCTTCCTTGTATTAATTTACTCTGCAAACAATTTACCTTATGTAGCTTTAAGCGGTGTTTTGACAGGCGACATGAAAGAACGAAACAGTCTTTCCTCCTATCGTTTTGTTGCTGTAATGATCGCCCAATTTATAGTTCAGTCACTTTTACTGCCTTTTGTTTTAATTTTAGGAAATGGCGATAAAGCTGTTGGTTTTAAAAATACCATGATACTATTTGCTGTTATTGGAGTGATTTGTTTTGTGGTTACTTTTTTTACTACCAGAGAAAGAATCATTCCGGCAAAAAATCAGGAATCTACCGTTAAGCAGGATTTTATGGATTTATCTAAAAACGGTCCGTGGCTGGTTATGTTATTGGTTACTATTCTGGTATTTATCACTTTGTCTTTAAAAGGCGGTATGTATGTTTTTTACTTTAAATATTATTTGGATCCGGATGCCCAAATTATTTTTTTACATGATATTGGTTTTACAGCATTTATCGAACATTTGAATCATTCTTTAACAGCAATGGGTTTTATAGATTTTCACTGGCCGAAGGATGCGCCGACTTCTGCATTCAGCCTTTTTAATGCCGGAGGAATTATTTTTATGATTTTCGGAATTATGTTTTCAAAACCTCTGGCTGATGCTTTTGGCAAAAGAAACGTTTATATTACTTTCATTTTTTTATCTGCGTTAAGTCTGCTGGCATTTAATTTTTACAGCAGATCAGCCGTTGCTATGGTATTTTTGACTCAATTACTTCATGGATTTATTTATGGGGTAACTATTCCCCTATTATGGGCTATGATTGCTGATGTAGCTGATTACAGCGAATGGAAAAACAACCGAAGAGCAACCGCTGTCATTTTTTCGGCCATGATATTTGGATTAAAAATTGGCATTAGTATTGGCAGTGCGTTAGGCGCGGCTTTTCTTTCTAAATATGGTTATGTAGCCGAAGAAGTTAATCAGGTCCCTGCAGCGGTAGAAGGAATTAAACTTTCAATAAGTATTTATCCCGGCTTTATATTTATTATTAGCGCTGTTCTATTATGCTTTTATGTAATAGATAAAAAAATGGAAATTCAAATTGAAACTGATTTGAAAGAAAGACGATAA
- a CDS encoding glycosyl hydrolase family 8: MTVHHNITNGYLSKIHLLLLIFALIVPAFVISQNKKKIDRELKKPQYRNLFKEAGYSQDDIDKKLTKAYYDVFEGPDKVYFEEGDSLGYVSDVKNKDARTEGMSYGMMVAVQFNKKDVFDRLWRWSVKYMQHQDGPREGYFAWSVNPQTKKQNSAGSASDGELYYITSLLFASNKWGNDTGINYYKEARRILDAMWKKDGTGNIYNIINTEHKQISFVPEGGGYNWTDPSYHVPAFYEIWALYAKDGHEQFYKECAEVSRKFLHKACHPVTGLTSDYTEFNGEPHPTPWLPPGFRYDSWRVPMNIAMDYTWYGKDKEWQEDYAKRFQNFLRSKGLETYEDQFNLDGSTPEFILQAGPVKKLRHSIGLVGTAATASLVNKDKASIDFVHAVWNAKLEPYEDGYFDPYYDGLMYLFSLMHLSGNYQIIVPKG, from the coding sequence ATGACAGTACATCATAATATTACCAATGGATACCTGAGTAAAATACATCTTCTGCTATTGATTTTTGCTTTGATTGTTCCAGCTTTTGTTATTAGCCAGAATAAAAAGAAAATAGATAGAGAACTCAAAAAGCCTCAATACCGTAATCTTTTTAAGGAAGCAGGTTACAGCCAGGATGATATTGATAAGAAATTAACCAAAGCGTATTATGATGTTTTTGAAGGACCGGATAAAGTTTATTTTGAAGAAGGAGATTCTTTAGGATACGTCTCTGATGTTAAAAACAAAGATGCCCGTACCGAAGGCATGTCCTACGGAATGATGGTTGCTGTTCAATTCAATAAAAAGGATGTTTTTGATCGTCTCTGGCGATGGTCGGTTAAATATATGCAGCATCAGGACGGACCAAGAGAAGGATACTTTGCATGGAGTGTTAATCCGCAGACTAAAAAACAGAATTCTGCAGGTTCTGCTTCAGACGGCGAATTGTATTATATAACGAGTCTGCTTTTTGCTTCTAATAAATGGGGCAATGATACAGGAATTAATTACTATAAAGAAGCCAGAAGAATTTTAGATGCCATGTGGAAAAAAGACGGCACCGGAAATATCTATAATATTATAAATACGGAACACAAACAGATTTCCTTTGTACCGGAAGGCGGCGGTTACAACTGGACAGATCCTTCTTATCATGTTCCTGCTTTTTACGAAATATGGGCATTGTACGCCAAAGACGGTCACGAACAGTTTTATAAAGAATGTGCCGAAGTTTCTCGTAAATTTTTGCACAAAGCCTGTCATCCTGTAACGGGTTTGACTTCAGATTATACTGAGTTTAACGGCGAACCGCATCCAACTCCATGGCTTCCTCCCGGATTTCGTTATGATTCCTGGCGCGTTCCTATGAACATCGCAATGGATTATACCTGGTACGGAAAAGACAAAGAATGGCAGGAAGATTATGCGAAGCGATTTCAAAATTTCCTGAGATCAAAAGGATTAGAAACTTATGAGGATCAGTTTAATCTGGATGGTTCTACTCCGGAATTTATTCTTCAGGCAGGACCGGTTAAAAAGCTGAGACATTCAATTGGGTTAGTAGGAACAGCTGCTACAGCATCATTAGTAAATAAAGATAAAGCAAGTATAGATTTTGTTCATGCGGTTTGGAATGCCAAACTAGAACCTTATGAAGACGGTTACTTTGATCCGTATTATGATGGATTAATGTACCTCTTCAGTTTAATGCATCTGAGTGGAAATTACCAAATTATAGTCCCAAAAGGTTAA
- a CDS encoding glycoside hydrolase family 16 protein, giving the protein MRKLNSITLLMACVLGFCSCAENSATEKTSEEMSTNGSTKKIAGAPWVKQFEDTFDVGSNLSQWTKEQRADYNSWYCDYASSVPTTQWRDGRQCLEIKTTKLSTYKYQSGFITSNYQYKPENNTEYMLSANIKLIAMDGGTYKSFKDTYGAWPAFWSVQGNGWPTKGEIDIMEGYSFAPNASRFTSNIFYGTTVGNNSLGNSAERNYPASFNIDGNNGWHLYESFWKMQNNVVTVTIKVDNVTVATYTNSSVSNLNFNNFGTHAIIFNVNVGSKDSNFIDPNKLNLFSTVMMWVDDVTVYKRPI; this is encoded by the coding sequence ATGAGAAAGTTAAACAGTATTACATTATTGATGGCATGTGTCTTAGGATTTTGTTCCTGCGCTGAAAATTCTGCAACAGAAAAAACATCAGAGGAGATGAGTACAAATGGAAGTACTAAAAAAATAGCCGGAGCTCCCTGGGTAAAACAATTTGAAGATACCTTTGATGTAGGCTCGAATTTGTCACAATGGACAAAAGAACAACGTGCCGATTACAATTCCTGGTATTGTGATTATGCCAGTTCTGTACCTACCACACAATGGCGCGACGGAAGACAATGTTTGGAAATCAAGACTACAAAATTAAGCACGTACAAGTACCAATCTGGTTTTATTACTTCTAATTACCAATACAAACCGGAAAATAATACAGAGTATATGCTTTCGGCTAATATTAAATTAATAGCGATGGATGGCGGGACTTATAAGTCTTTTAAAGATACTTATGGTGCGTGGCCGGCTTTTTGGTCTGTACAAGGAAACGGCTGGCCTACAAAAGGAGAAATCGATATTATGGAAGGTTATTCTTTTGCGCCTAATGCAAGTCGTTTTACTTCGAACATTTTTTATGGAACTACTGTTGGAAACAATTCATTAGGAAATTCTGCTGAAAGAAATTATCCGGCTAGTTTTAATATTGACGGAAATAACGGATGGCACTTATATGAATCTTTCTGGAAAATGCAAAACAATGTAGTTACCGTAACCATTAAGGTTGATAATGTAACAGTTGCCACGTATACAAACAGCAGTGTATCGAATTTAAATTTTAATAATTTTGGAACACATGCTATTATTTTTAATGTAAATGTAGGTTCAAAAGACTCGAATTTTATTGATCCTAATAAACTAAACTTATTTTCAACTGTAATGATGTGGGTAGATGATGTTACGGTTTACAAAAGACCAATTTAA